Genomic DNA from Coffea arabica cultivar ET-39 chromosome 7e, Coffea Arabica ET-39 HiFi, whole genome shotgun sequence:
CCTTTTTACATCGAATATAACTCATATAAGCTTATGTATTGGTGTAATTATTGAAATGGTGTTATAGACACATTTAATTGAAGTGTGATTTTTATTGTGCAATTAACACAAAGACATATAAACATGTTGTGCAATAACTAGTTGGAGGGTATTCCTTTGTTTAAAACAACTTATGTCTCCTCTTTGGTAATTTTCAACTGACATCTGTAGAGGTCTTTTGGATATAGTAAAATTATAAAAGCATTAATAAAGCAAAATATACAAGTATGTGCTACAATTAGAATGTACTATTATTAGATTTGTCATATTTGATGACTactttttttaaatgtattatTATTTGTTCAATGAAAAATTCTCTTTAACCACATACACCAAACACCCGCCCGATACATGGTACTTCTCACCTAGTTTTCCGTAGAAAAAGAACATATCTCAAGGACATAAATAGCAATATAGGAGCAAAAGTTTTGTAGAGTCAGAACATGAACTATTTTGCTTTACTGTTTTGACCAAGGCAAATAAATCAAGTCGACTCACGAGTTACATTACAACTCGACTCGTCAAGCTCGATTAAATTCTTATTCTCTAGACTCAACCGATAACCAGAAGGCGCAACATTAAAACAGGAGCGCCTAACATTGTGCGCACGCCTTTACCTGAAACGATGATACAGAAAATAGACGAAAAAAGTGTGAATTAAAAATTGGCGGCAGTATATAAACTGGGGTTTGCATGAGAATTAGAAATTTCTGGACTCGTGCCAGAGTAATAGTACCTCAGTACCATCTCGAACTTCCCCGAGCAGAAGATAAAAATCATGTTCCCAGTACCACTGTACCAGAAGTAACAGAACCCTAAAAATCTTCCTTTACGAGCAACGAAATCAGCACCCTTTTTTAATCGGAGACAAAAATGGATCCACAGACAGCGTTGGAGTTGGTTAAGCACGGAGCTACTCTTCTACTGCTGGACGTTCCCCAGTATACACTTATCGGCATTGATACTCAGGCACTACTCTGATGCTCTTTTAACtctttaattgtttttatttttgttcttaatttttttggtaaattgATGAGGAGTTCTTTACCTTTGAGACTCGAGTTGCTTGAATATGTTTTGCAGATGTTTTCTTCGGGTCCGAATTTCAAGGGCATTAAAATGATTCCTCCTGGTGTTCATTTTGTGTACTATAGCGCATCCAATAGGTGATTTTGTACTTGCCCTTCTTCTTTTAAACAGTTCTCATTTTTTCACTTCTTCGATTGACCTGAAGGATGAAGTTGATGTTCTTTTCCCAGTTTGCAGAAGCTGATATTCTTTTCCCCTGTTTGCAGAGAAGGCAATCAGTTCTCGCCGATTATTGGATTTTTTGTGGACGCTCAGCCCTCCCAGGTTTCGAGATAACTTGCTGTCTTTCATTCTTGTATCTTGTATGAATTATTGCTGGAGTATTCGGTTTTTAAAGTGCTGATAGGTTCGAGATATTGTTCTGGAATGTTGGTTTACCATAGTCTGTCTTCTTTTGGTGTTAAAGTGAACTGAATAGGGCTAATCTGTGTCATGTCCAAATAACATAATAACAGGTGATTGTTCGGAAATGGGACAAAAATGAAGAACGGCTCACCAAACTCTCAGAAGAAGAGGTATGTTGTTGAACCAAATGGATCGTTTCCTTCTTGGTGATTTATATGCATGGAAGTTGCCTGTCAGTGTGTTGTGACGTCTTGTAAATGTCCTCTACATTTGATTTACTAGTTAAAGCCTGTCGAAATTTTTAGGGGTACTCTTGCCTGCTACTCATCTAGGGAAGAGGACAATGTTCATGGGGGTACCATAAGTAGCTAATCTTATTGAAACCGATGAACTCTTTAGGCTCATTGTCTGTTAATTAACCGTATCCTGCTACAGGAAGAGAGATATGGTGATTCAGTGAAAAGAATGGAGTTTGACAGACAACTGGGACCTTATACCTTAAGCGCATATGGGGATTGGAAGCGATTATCTAACTACATCACAAAGGACACTATTGAACGCATTGGTAAGCATTGCAGCTTATTTGTACCTTCATCTGTCTATTTATGTGAATGCTGGTCTATTTAGAATGAAGGATATCACCAAGTAATGCATAGCGAGACATACTTGTTTGGTTATATAAGGTAGCTTGGTAGATGGTTCAGACACTTTGCATGTTTAAAGAGTTTAATCTTTACACTGGTCCATTGTTGTGCCCATTGTAGGGGTAATTCTGTGGCTCTTTTCTTCTTGTTAGGACCCTATGTTTGCTGAAACTATGTGCTCACATCTCACTTAATATGAGATCTTTCCTGCCTATGACACTTTCCCACCATCTTGCCTCCTTGGGCCACTCCTCCAGCCAAAGGTGGGGAAAAAATGGTGTAATGCAGTATCAAGATGTCATATTATCCTAGCACAAATTAATTACATGGAGGAAGAAGACTGGAAATTTTGGATCCCATAGTTAATCTTTATTCCCAGTGTTATTGGATATACAGATATTTGGGTAGGATCCGATTCATTTCATATAGTACATTTATGTAGATGATTGATGTTGGGTAGTCATAAGGCAAATTTAATTTAGAATTTCACTGATGTCATTTGCCTTCACTTACTGAAGACAATTCTACTCTCATACCAGGCATAGACATTTCTTCATAAATAAACTGTTATCTATAGTGTTTTTCTGCATTCAGTTTGTTGTTTCTGTCTTTAATTGTTTTTCTAAATTCACAGAACCAATTGGAGGGGAAATTACAGTTGCATGTGAAGTTGACATGATTGGAAACAGTCCCAAGACAGCAATGGAAAAAGCTTTAGCTGAGCAATTAAAGACCAGTAAGTTTTCAGAGCCAGGAGAAAATTCTCAAAGGAAGGGTTGTTACTACACACCAATTCCGCGCCTTATCAAGCACAAAGGAATTTGTGCGGAGGAGCTAACCAGTTTGAATCTTGACAAGGTGTTTCTTGAATCATTCTAGCATGAAACTTGCTGAATATCTTGATTCTTGAATATGCTATTAGGCTTACCGAGAAAATGGCTACTCTGTCTAAATAGACCCAGCTACTGGAGAGCTTATTGGTGCAAGATTATGGTGGTACAGAAGACTTGCTTCTAGCAGAGCTGCAATTTGCATTTATTGCATTTCTGGTATGATTAAATCAATCTTCGTCACTTTTCATTTGTTTATATCTTTTTAGATAATTGTAATGGCTAATGTAACCTATCAAGTTGACTTGTGAATATGCAGATGGGGCAGTCACTGGAAGCATTTATGCAATGGAAGCTCTTAGTTAGCCTCTTACT
This window encodes:
- the LOC113702418 gene encoding uncharacterized protein, whose amino-acid sequence is MDPQTALELVKHGATLLLLDVPQYTLIGIDTQMFSSGPNFKGIKMIPPGVHFVYYSASNREGNQFSPIIGFFVDAQPSQVIVRKWDKNEERLTKLSEEEEERYGDSVKRMEFDRQLGPYTLSAYGDWKRLSNYITKDTIERIEPIGGEITVACEVDMIGNSPKTAMEKALAEQLKTSKFSEPGENSQRKGCYYTPIPRLIKHKGICAEELTSLNLDKTQLLESLLVQDYGGTEDLLLAELQFAFIAFLMGQSLEAFMQWKLLVSLLLGCTEAPLRTRSQLFTTFIRIIYYQLKYGFLKDHQNTAIAEKGALALLDESWLSADSFLHHLCKDFFSLVLEAQVVDGELLSWTRKLKELLEDSLGWNFRQNSAVDGMYFEDDDEFAPVVEMLDESFNDGAPVS